GACCGGGCCGGTTTCCGCAAAGAGCGAAAAGGCGGCGTAATCCTTCATCCACGGGCTGGGCTGATGGGTCTGCTTGATGCCGTTGATCTTTTTGTCATGGTACATGTAACCCCAGCCGCTGCCCGGCTTGCCGGTGACGGGGCTCCAGAAATTCATGCCCCATGGTACCGCGACGGCGGGATAGGTGTTGCCATAGGACAGTTCATGATCGGAATCCGTGCCCATCAGCGGATTGACCAGATCGGCCAGCGCTTCGGGGGCTTCCTGCGCCATGGCCGGGGCGGTCAATGCAAGGCTGGCCACAGCCAGAAGCAATCGAGCGACAAGATTTTTCAAGGCAAGTCTCCGGGGGGAAGAGATGGGGCAGTTCAGTGGATCGGGCGCGGGGCCACACCGTCTTTCGTCATCACAACGGGCTTGATCGTGCCGTCCTCGGCAAAGATCATGCGGTCGATGGCGATCTGGCGATGCTCGCCCTTGTCGTCGCCCAGCGGGCGGCGGTGATAGGCGATGTACCAGTCATCGGTGCCCGGCACATTGACCACCGAATGATGGCCCGCCCCACGCGCGATGCTCAGATCCTGAGCGAGGATCTTGCCCATCGGCTTGAACGGCCCGAGCGGGCTTGGCCCCATGGCATAGGAGACGCTGTAATCGGGCCCGGTCCAGTCGCCCTCCGACCACATCAGATAATAGATGCCCTTGCGCTTCACGAGGAACGATCCCTCGACATAGCCCGGCGGCGTGATGGACTTGTAGGTGCTGCCATCGGGAAAGGGCAGGATCGAGCGCAGATCATGGCTGAGGCGCACCACATTGCAGTGCCCCCAGCCGCCGTAATAAAGGTACACCTGCCCGTCATCGTCGCGATAGACGAAGGGGGCGATCGGCTGGGCGCCATTGTGAAAGCCCCCGATCAGCGGCTTGCCCAGCGCATCCTTGAATGGCCCTGCCGGAGTGTCCGCCACGGCCAGACCGATCCCGCCGGTCTGGCTGTCGTTCTGGATGTCGTTGGCGGCGAAGAACATATAATAGCGCCCGTCCTGCTCGATGGCCGAGGGCGCCCAGACCGCATAGGCCGCCCAGGGCACATCGGCGATATCGAGGGCATGGGCATGCTTGCTCCAATGCACAAGATCGGGCGAGGAAAAGGCGTTGAAAAAGGTTTGCTGCAGATAGGACGGACGCACAGTCGGCTGGCGGCGCAGGGCTTGCTGCTCGGGCGATATCCGCGTCGAAACATCATGCGAGCCATCATCGTCGGAGGTGGTGGGATAGATCCAGTATTGCCCGCCAAACAGCCGGATTTCCGGATCGGCATACCAGCCCGGCACGATGGGATTATGCGCCTGTGCGGGCCCTGCCACCAGCGCGGCGGCCAGCGCCAGCCCCTTCAGCCTGTGCATCATGGATGACCCGCTCCTCTTCGACATGGCTTCAGCCGCTCGGGCGGCCTGTTGGCAAGCCTGCGTCTGTAGCGGTCGAAAGTGGCGGGCGTATAGCGGAAAATGAGGGCGGGCACCTCTTGAACAAGCGCCTGTCCGTCCCAAGAAAGTCCTGTAACCTCAAATTCTTGTCGTTTCCAAAAGGA
The Novosphingobium terrae DNA segment above includes these coding regions:
- a CDS encoding glycoside hydrolase family 43 protein; the encoded protein is MMHRLKGLALAAALVAGPAQAHNPIVPGWYADPEIRLFGGQYWIYPTTSDDDGSHDVSTRISPEQQALRRQPTVRPSYLQQTFFNAFSSPDLVHWSKHAHALDIADVPWAAYAVWAPSAIEQDGRYYMFFAANDIQNDSQTGGIGLAVADTPAGPFKDALGKPLIGGFHNGAQPIAPFVYRDDDGQVYLYYGGWGHCNVVRLSHDLRSILPFPDGSTYKSITPPGYVEGSFLVKRKGIYYLMWSEGDWTGPDYSVSYAMGPSPLGPFKPMGKILAQDLSIARGAGHHSVVNVPGTDDWYIAYHRRPLGDDKGEHRQIAIDRMIFAEDGTIKPVVMTKDGVAPRPIH